From Chryseobacterium sp. H1D6B, a single genomic window includes:
- a CDS encoding AI-2E family transporter, which translates to MANKEKQISNVAIKQVSLLAIILVLAGLICFNLALFIPSVLGAITIYVVCRKYNFYLQEVKKWKPWLSSLVLMFASLIILILPIYFIGDLLIDKLGNAQAYMAKFNVFLDKIHSYIYSKTNFDILSKENMDKVKSSAGRISTSALSGTFNTLTVIMSMYFILYFLLEKPRFFERILSSSAPLKRANISLIGDKMRKLIMANAIGIPVVAIGQGIVALIGYFIFGAPSPVLLFALTAAGSMIPVVGAAIVYIPVCVFMIAEGDTGHGIGLAIYCLVVVGLTDNLLRFTLLKKLEDIHPLNTVFGIIMGMNLFGFMGLIFGPILISLTLLLIQVYRNEFSDEDTPPELKLSNNNEDPDNKVDLII; encoded by the coding sequence ATGGCGAATAAAGAAAAACAAATAAGTAATGTAGCAATAAAGCAGGTTTCTTTGCTTGCTATTATTTTGGTGCTGGCGGGATTAATTTGTTTTAACCTTGCACTTTTCATACCATCGGTTTTAGGGGCAATTACCATCTATGTGGTCTGCCGGAAGTATAATTTTTATCTGCAGGAAGTTAAAAAATGGAAACCCTGGCTTTCTTCTCTGGTGCTGATGTTTGCAAGTTTGATCATTCTGATTTTACCCATTTATTTTATAGGAGATCTTTTAATAGATAAATTAGGAAATGCACAGGCCTATATGGCCAAGTTTAATGTGTTTTTAGATAAAATACATTCCTATATTTATTCAAAAACGAATTTCGATATTCTCAGTAAGGAAAACATGGATAAAGTGAAAAGCTCTGCGGGAAGAATCTCTACTTCAGCTCTCAGCGGTACTTTCAATACACTTACGGTGATTATGTCCATGTATTTTATTCTTTATTTTCTTTTAGAAAAACCTAGGTTTTTTGAGAGAATCCTTTCTTCTTCTGCTCCTTTAAAGAGAGCTAATATTTCTTTAATAGGAGATAAGATGAGAAAACTGATTATGGCGAATGCAATAGGAATTCCTGTGGTGGCGATCGGACAAGGAATTGTAGCTCTTATAGGGTATTTCATATTTGGGGCACCGAGTCCGGTACTTCTTTTTGCATTAACGGCAGCTGGGTCGATGATTCCCGTTGTCGGTGCGGCAATAGTTTATATTCCTGTCTGCGTTTTTATGATCGCTGAGGGTGATACAGGCCACGGAATAGGACTTGCCATTTATTGTTTAGTGGTAGTAGGTTTAACGGATAATTTACTGCGTTTTACCCTGCTGAAAAAATTAGAAGATATTCATCCTTTAAATACTGTTTTCGGAATTATTATGGGAATGAATTTATTTGGTTTTATGGGGCTTATTTTCGGACCGATCTTGATTTCTCTTACGCTGCTTCTTATCCAGGTATACAGAAATGAATTTTCAGATGAAGACACACCGCCGGAACTAAAGCTGTCAAACAATAATGAAGATCCGGATAATAAAGTTGATTTAATTATATAA
- a CDS encoding beta-carotene 15,15'-monooxygenase yields MSEFNEFDQQGSVPNKDTGSIISHAFEMYKGVFLYAVAAMVVYIIGGVLIQSISGFNSAGFAEGIKDAGGDFSNFHYWNAPGFSLYITLSGLLGLLLAPLYVGLIYIVNKYNTKNPIEFSDLFIGYRQNFVNILIYSILSGLISTVAMWLCFIPFFFVYPLLMLGYPILLFENATAVEALGKSYNIAKQNYGTFLGTTVLGLLISACGIILCGIGLIITAPFIMVVMYSAYCAFLGKPRQIMFNK; encoded by the coding sequence ATGTCTGAATTTAACGAATTTGATCAGCAGGGCTCCGTTCCAAATAAAGATACGGGGTCTATTATTTCGCATGCTTTTGAAATGTATAAAGGAGTTTTTCTTTATGCAGTTGCCGCAATGGTGGTTTATATTATTGGCGGGGTTCTTATACAGTCTATAAGTGGTTTTAATTCTGCAGGTTTTGCAGAAGGGATCAAAGATGCAGGCGGAGATTTTTCGAATTTCCATTATTGGAATGCACCCGGATTTTCACTTTATATTACGTTGTCAGGACTTTTAGGACTGTTGCTTGCTCCTTTGTATGTGGGACTGATTTATATCGTTAACAAATACAATACAAAGAACCCAATTGAATTTTCGGATCTGTTTATAGGATACCGCCAGAATTTCGTTAATATTTTGATTTACAGTATTCTTTCAGGTCTGATATCTACTGTTGCGATGTGGTTGTGTTTCATCCCGTTTTTCTTTGTTTATCCTTTATTAATGCTGGGATACCCTATCTTACTTTTTGAAAATGCAACGGCAGTTGAAGCATTAGGAAAATCTTACAATATTGCGAAACAAAACTATGGTACATTTTTAGGAACAACTGTTTTAGGGCTTTTGATAAGTGCCTGCGGCATTATCCTTTGTGGAATAGGACTTATTATTACGGCTCCATTTATTATGGTCGTAATGTATTCTGCTTACTGTGCCTTTTTAGGAAAACCAAGGCAAATAATGTTTAATAAATAA
- a CDS encoding aminodeoxychorismate synthase component I, giving the protein MFSVNHQKFMEMDELSGQGTPFFFLIDFMLDNVEIYQESEIENSGLLIDFQSYSNTKIKQELNKIIEWNSFPESLESFKTGFEEVQKNIRLGNSYLTNYTRKTRIETNLTLEEIFYHSKAKYKVFYKDFFVFFSPEIFVKIIDGKILTYPMKGTIDASLENAEEILKNDKKEKAEHYTVVDLLRNDLSMVADDVKVDKFQHIDFIKTQQKDLYTMSSEISGNLKPEFDGKVGSIMKKLLPAGSILGAPKPKTLEIILNAEGHERGYYTGVCGWFDGKNLDSCVMIRFIEKENDTLYFKSGGGITHMSKLEDEYQEMKNKIYVPIH; this is encoded by the coding sequence ATGTTTTCAGTGAATCATCAAAAATTTATGGAAATGGATGAGCTTTCTGGTCAGGGAACCCCTTTCTTTTTCCTCATCGATTTCATGTTGGATAATGTTGAAATATACCAAGAGTCAGAAATAGAAAATTCCGGCTTACTAATTGATTTTCAAAGCTATTCAAACACAAAAATTAAGCAAGAATTAAATAAAATAATTGAATGGAATTCATTTCCCGAATCATTAGAAAGTTTTAAAACCGGATTTGAGGAAGTTCAAAAAAATATACGTCTTGGGAATTCATATCTGACAAATTATACCCGAAAAACAAGAATTGAAACGAATTTAACTCTTGAAGAAATTTTTTATCACTCAAAAGCGAAGTATAAAGTTTTTTATAAAGATTTTTTTGTATTTTTTTCTCCTGAAATTTTTGTGAAAATTATTGACGGCAAAATTCTAACATATCCGATGAAAGGTACTATTGATGCTTCTTTGGAAAATGCAGAAGAAATTTTGAAGAATGACAAAAAGGAAAAAGCCGAACACTATACGGTAGTAGATTTGCTGCGAAATGATCTCAGCATGGTAGCAGATGATGTGAAAGTGGATAAATTCCAGCATATTGACTTCATCAAAACCCAGCAGAAAGACCTGTATACTATGAGTTCAGAGATTTCAGGGAATTTAAAGCCTGAATTTGATGGAAAAGTTGGAAGTATTATGAAAAAGTTGCTTCCCGCAGGCTCTATCTTAGGAGCCCCAAAACCTAAAACATTGGAAATTATTCTAAATGCAGAAGGACATGAAAGAGGATACTACACAGGAGTATGCGGATGGTTTGACGGCAAAAACCTTGACAGCTGCGTGATGATCCGTTTTATTGAAAAAGAAAATGACACCTTATATTTCAAAAGCGGAGGCGGAATAACGCACATGAGCAAATTAGAAGACGAATATCAGGAAATGAAAAATAAAATTTATGTCCCAATTCATTGA
- a CDS encoding aminotransferase class IV, which produces MSQFIESIKVEDQEVFLLDLHQKRVNQTFAHFGKEGSIDLAKIYKNLEHDEDGLFKLRISYDLDKKVRTQMIPYAIPEIQDFKLVENNSFDYSFKFEDRKELEKMKMKAKAEEIIIIKNNHITDTSFSNLLFLKGKEWFTPSTYLLNGVQRQNLLKQKKIKEREITLQNIKEFSHFQLINALNDFDDMFIYPIDRIVNLPGNEEYLDL; this is translated from the coding sequence ATGTCCCAATTCATTGAAAGTATTAAAGTAGAAGATCAGGAAGTTTTCCTGCTGGATCTTCACCAAAAACGTGTAAATCAAACTTTCGCCCATTTTGGGAAAGAAGGGTCAATAGATCTTGCAAAAATCTATAAAAACCTAGAGCATGATGAAGACGGATTATTCAAATTAAGAATATCTTATGACCTGGATAAAAAAGTACGCACTCAGATGATTCCTTATGCCATTCCAGAAATACAGGATTTCAAGCTGGTGGAAAACAACAGTTTTGATTACTCTTTTAAGTTTGAAGACCGTAAGGAACTGGAAAAAATGAAAATGAAGGCTAAAGCTGAGGAAATCATTATTATAAAAAATAATCATATCACAGACACCTCTTTCTCTAATCTTTTATTCCTCAAAGGAAAGGAATGGTTTACACCGTCAACTTACCTGTTAAACGGGGTACAAAGACAAAATCTTTTAAAACAGAAAAAAATAAAAGAACGTGAAATTACTTTACAGAACATAAAGGAATTTTCGCATTTTCAATTAATTAATGCTTTAAATGATTTTGATGATATGTTCATTTATCCTATCGACAGAATTGTAAATCTGCCGGGGAATGAAGAATATTTAGATCTTTAA
- the menD gene encoding 2-succinyl-5-enolpyruvyl-6-hydroxy-3-cyclohexene-1-carboxylic-acid synthase — translation MKKYSSKRSIQILAHLLQQYGIADIVISPGSRNAPLAIHFSEVDSFNCFSIVDERSAAFVGMGMAISEKKPVAITCTSGSAVANYYPAVTEAFYQNVPLLILSADRPTDFVDIFDGQTIRQNGIFHQHSYGDFQLLEDSRDNAEDINFEIIKKAIELCFEKQGPVHINIPLEEPLYELVSELPTFPTVEKTIKHKEYEIPSNLVAEWNTSQRIMLLVGTRDYSPELENQLTQLVKNHSVVVLSEANSNLHHEKFFKHIDRYIFNFTEEDYKTYAPDLLITVGQNVVSKKVKQFLRKAHPKQHWHLDEVWQPDTYFALTEKIEVKPEVFFSKLLKFINLEPKPYFNLWDVLRDKKDAKHGQFLNQVEFSDFYFFNKASQTIPENYNIHISNSSAIRYAQLFDFGKNKIYCNRGTSGIDGSTSTAMGFAIKNANPTLLITGDLGFFYDINGLWNQYIPPFVRIIIFNNGEGNIFKIIPGPGNANPNTLDEFIATKHHKNAEFLAKHFGFSYTKVEDDVTLDRVLDNFFKPDMKPKILEVNTYGKNSADVLKAYFDFMQ, via the coding sequence ATGAAAAAATATTCTTCCAAAAGAAGTATTCAAATACTTGCGCATCTTCTTCAGCAGTACGGAATTGCAGATATTGTTATTTCACCGGGATCTAGAAATGCCCCTTTGGCGATTCATTTTTCAGAAGTAGACAGTTTCAATTGTTTCAGTATTGTAGACGAGAGAAGCGCTGCTTTTGTAGGAATGGGGATGGCGATAAGTGAGAAAAAACCTGTAGCAATTACCTGTACGAGCGGTTCGGCTGTAGCCAATTATTATCCTGCAGTTACAGAAGCATTTTATCAGAATGTTCCGCTTTTGATATTAAGTGCAGACAGGCCTACAGATTTCGTGGATATTTTTGACGGACAGACCATCCGCCAGAATGGTATTTTTCACCAGCATTCTTACGGCGATTTTCAGCTTTTGGAAGACAGCAGGGATAACGCGGAAGATATTAATTTTGAGATCATTAAAAAAGCAATTGAGTTATGCTTCGAAAAACAGGGGCCTGTTCATATCAATATTCCTTTGGAAGAGCCTTTGTATGAATTAGTTTCGGAACTGCCTACTTTTCCTACTGTTGAGAAAACAATTAAGCATAAAGAATATGAAATTCCTTCTAATCTGGTTGCTGAATGGAATACCTCACAGCGTATCATGCTTTTGGTGGGAACAAGGGATTACAGCCCTGAACTAGAAAACCAGCTTACGCAGTTGGTGAAAAACCATTCAGTTGTGGTTTTGAGTGAAGCTAATTCTAATCTGCACCATGAAAAATTCTTCAAACATATAGACCGTTATATTTTCAACTTTACGGAAGAAGACTATAAAACATATGCTCCAGATCTATTAATTACAGTAGGACAGAACGTAGTTTCTAAAAAAGTAAAGCAGTTTCTGAGAAAAGCGCATCCAAAACAGCACTGGCATCTTGACGAAGTCTGGCAGCCAGACACCTATTTTGCTTTAACGGAGAAGATCGAAGTGAAGCCGGAAGTATTCTTTTCTAAACTGCTGAAGTTTATTAATCTGGAACCAAAGCCGTATTTCAACCTTTGGGATGTACTGAGAGACAAAAAAGATGCTAAACACGGGCAGTTTTTAAATCAGGTTGAGTTCTCTGATTTTTATTTCTTTAATAAAGCGTCTCAGACTATTCCTGAGAATTATAATATTCATATAAGCAACAGTTCGGCAATTAGATATGCACAGCTGTTTGATTTCGGGAAAAATAAAATATACTGTAACCGAGGTACGAGCGGAATAGACGGTTCTACTTCCACAGCAATGGGTTTTGCCATTAAAAATGCCAATCCTACTTTATTAATTACAGGAGATCTTGGCTTTTTCTATGATATAAACGGTTTATGGAATCAGTATATTCCGCCTTTTGTCAGGATTATTATCTTCAATAATGGTGAAGGGAATATTTTCAAAATTATTCCTGGACCGGGTAATGCTAATCCCAATACTTTAGATGAGTTCATTGCAACAAAACATCATAAAAATGCTGAATTCCTTGCTAAACATTTCGGTTTCTCTTATACAAAAGTAGAAGATGACGTTACGCTTGACCGAGTTTTAGATAACTTTTTCAAACCGGATATGAAACCGAAAATATTAGAAGTGAATACCTATGGGAAGAACAGTGCAGATGTTTTAAAGGCCTATTTCGACTTTATGCAATAA
- a CDS encoding isopenicillin N synthase family oxygenase, which translates to MDKIPSVDLRDFLSDNPERKQKFVNEIGKAYEEIGFVALKGHFLDDKLVGDLYGEVKNFFELPVDIKQKYEIPGIGGQRGYVGFGKETAKGFKKGDLKEFWHFGQYVSDDSKYKKEYPDNVIVEELPEFNGVGKETYQMLEKTGKYVLRALALYLNLDEFYFDNKIEEGNSILRPIHYPPITQEPDDAVRAAAHGDINLITLLMGSQGKGLQVQNHNGEWIDAIAEADELVINVGDMLSRHTNNKLKSTIHRVVNPPRELWGTSRYSIPFFMHPVSEMSLNCLENCVDENNPKLYEDTTAGEFLHERLIELGLIKK; encoded by the coding sequence ATGGATAAAATACCTAGTGTAGACCTGCGTGATTTCCTTTCGGACAACCCGGAACGCAAACAGAAATTTGTAAATGAAATCGGAAAAGCTTACGAAGAAATTGGTTTTGTAGCCTTAAAAGGCCATTTTCTTGATGACAAACTGGTAGGTGATTTGTATGGAGAAGTGAAAAACTTCTTTGAACTCCCAGTTGATATTAAACAAAAATATGAGATTCCTGGAATTGGAGGACAAAGAGGCTATGTAGGATTCGGAAAAGAAACTGCAAAAGGCTTCAAAAAAGGAGATCTGAAAGAATTTTGGCATTTTGGACAGTATGTCTCTGATGATTCAAAATACAAGAAGGAGTACCCAGACAATGTGATTGTGGAGGAACTTCCAGAATTTAACGGGGTTGGTAAAGAAACCTACCAGATGCTGGAAAAAACAGGAAAATATGTTTTAAGAGCTTTAGCATTGTATCTTAATCTGGATGAATTTTATTTTGACAATAAAATAGAAGAAGGAAACTCTATTTTAAGACCTATCCACTATCCGCCGATCACCCAGGAACCGGATGACGCTGTAAGAGCCGCGGCTCATGGAGATATTAACCTGATTACTCTTTTAATGGGTTCACAGGGGAAAGGCCTTCAGGTGCAGAATCACAATGGCGAATGGATCGATGCTATTGCAGAAGCTGATGAATTGGTGATCAATGTTGGAGATATGCTTTCAAGACATACCAATAACAAATTGAAATCTACAATTCACAGAGTGGTCAATCCGCCGAGAGAATTATGGGGAACCTCAAGATATTCAATTCCTTTCTTTATGCACCCGGTGAGCGAAATGTCGCTAAACTGCCTCGAAAATTGTGTCGATGAAAACAATCCAAAACTGTATGAAGATACAACTGCAGGAGAATTTTTACATGAAAGATTAATTGAATTAGGTTTAATAAAAAAATAA
- a CDS encoding PA0069 family radical SAM protein — MQNENIIKGQGAQRNVINRFDKYVFEPDDEDFEIVKTSFTEVFPKTIVNQVKSEDLPMEYSMNPYQGCEHGCSYCFARPTHEYWGFSAGIDFERKIMVKKNAPELLEKFFQKRGYQPKPILLSGNTDCYQPAEREFEITRKLLKVCLDYRHPVNVLTKNALVLRDLDLLKPLAEQNLVSVSLSMPTMNEELRRKMEPRTSSSKNKLKAVEILSNSKIPVNVMVAPVIPGLTSDESLNILKAVSDAGALSFGYTLVRLNDTVEPVFVKWIETHFPDRAPKVLNLIRSMRGGKLGEKRYFDRQKGEGNIAEMIHNTFKIGRKKFFEGREFPKLTTKNFTGTKEQQLRLFD; from the coding sequence ATGCAGAACGAGAATATCATAAAAGGGCAGGGTGCACAGCGGAATGTAATTAATCGTTTCGACAAATATGTATTTGAGCCTGATGATGAAGATTTCGAAATTGTGAAGACGTCATTTACTGAAGTTTTTCCGAAAACAATTGTAAATCAGGTGAAAAGCGAGGATCTTCCAATGGAGTATTCCATGAATCCTTACCAAGGCTGTGAACATGGCTGTTCTTATTGTTTTGCGAGGCCTACCCATGAATACTGGGGCTTTAGTGCAGGGATAGATTTTGAAAGAAAGATCATGGTTAAGAAAAATGCCCCCGAATTACTAGAAAAGTTCTTTCAGAAAAGAGGGTATCAGCCCAAGCCGATTCTGCTTTCTGGAAATACAGACTGCTATCAGCCGGCAGAAAGAGAGTTTGAAATTACAAGAAAATTACTGAAAGTTTGTCTTGATTATAGACACCCTGTCAATGTACTGACAAAAAACGCTTTGGTTTTGAGAGATTTAGATCTATTAAAACCTCTTGCTGAACAGAATTTAGTATCGGTTTCGTTAAGTATGCCCACAATGAATGAGGAGCTGCGGAGGAAAATGGAACCTAGAACTAGTTCATCAAAAAATAAATTAAAAGCTGTTGAAATTCTTTCCAATAGTAAAATACCTGTTAATGTGATGGTTGCGCCAGTGATTCCAGGTTTGACGAGTGATGAATCTTTGAATATCTTAAAGGCTGTTTCTGATGCCGGAGCTTTAAGTTTTGGATATACTTTAGTGAGGCTGAATGATACAGTAGAACCTGTTTTTGTGAAATGGATAGAAACTCATTTCCCTGACAGAGCACCGAAAGTTTTAAATTTAATTCGTTCAATGCGTGGAGGAAAATTGGGTGAGAAAAGATATTTTGACAGACAGAAAGGAGAAGGGAATATTGCTGAAATGATACACAATACTTTTAAAATCGGAAGAAAAAAGTTTTTCGAAGGCAGAGAATTTCCAAAGCTTACCACAAAAAATTTCACAGGAACAAAAGAACAGCAGTTAAGGCTGTTTGATTAA
- a CDS encoding DUF2797 domain-containing protein, with amino-acid sequence MQFQGQILKMTSYDAQPIQYYLTLSSDLIHMNELIGKELSIKHTGFQCVNCGENKPVYRMGFCKNCFFESPYASDTIIRPELSTAHLGVAERDLDVEKKIQLQPHVVYLAYTGDVKVGVTRSTQIPTRWIDQGATFALPIAITENRYEAGMIEVALKDHLPDKTNWRKMLQDDFEGEIDLADFQQKIKEYFPADFQQFYKEGEDLWRFDYPFEKPEKINSFTLDKKPEFTGKLIGIKGQYLSFEGGDLINVRGHEGYVIELDVKN; translated from the coding sequence ATGCAGTTTCAAGGGCAAATTTTAAAAATGACGAGTTATGATGCTCAACCTATCCAATATTATCTTACTCTTTCAAGTGATCTAATCCACATGAATGAATTGATTGGAAAAGAATTGAGTATAAAACATACAGGGTTTCAATGTGTAAACTGCGGGGAAAATAAGCCTGTTTATAGAATGGGATTCTGTAAGAACTGCTTTTTTGAAAGTCCTTATGCAAGTGATACTATTATTCGTCCTGAGCTTTCTACTGCCCATCTTGGAGTTGCTGAGCGTGATTTGGATGTGGAAAAAAAGATCCAGCTCCAGCCACATGTAGTTTATCTGGCTTATACAGGAGATGTAAAAGTAGGAGTTACCAGAAGTACACAGATTCCTACAAGATGGATTGACCAGGGTGCAACTTTTGCTCTGCCAATCGCAATAACTGAAAACCGCTATGAAGCCGGAATGATAGAAGTTGCATTAAAAGACCACCTGCCGGATAAAACGAACTGGAGAAAAATGCTTCAGGATGATTTTGAAGGAGAAATTGATCTCGCAGATTTCCAGCAGAAGATAAAAGAATATTTTCCAGCTGATTTCCAGCAATTTTATAAAGAAGGAGAAGATTTATGGAGATTTGATTATCCATTCGAGAAACCTGAGAAAATCAATTCCTTCACATTAGATAAAAAGCCTGAATTTACAGGAAAATTGATAGGTATTAAAGGACAGTATCTGAGCTTTGAGGGCGGGGATTTAATTAACGTAAGAGGACATGAAGGCTATGTAATTGAGCTGGATGTAAAAAACTAA